TGGCCCTGTTGATTGCGCTGGCGGGCTCCCTGGCCCTGATGGCGTTCATCGTGCGGAAGCTGGAGAAAGCCTGAGCGGCTTTCAGCCGGAGTTCCGCCGGCGGGTTTCGGCCAGGTGCACCTGCCGTCCGGGAGTGCGTTTGGCCACGTACATGGCATTGTCCGCCGCCACCATCAGGTCGTCGATCGACTCGCCGTGATCCGGATAGCGGGCGATCCCCACGCTGGCTGAGAGCGCCATCCCCGCCCCCAGATCCCCCAGGGAGCTGCCGCAGGCCGTCACCAGTTTGTTGGCGAGGGTCACGAGCTCATCCAGGTTGCCGGCATCGGGCACCAGCACCACGAACTCGTCGCCTCCCTGGCGGCAGAGCAGATCGCTCTGGCGCAACACCGCCTGCAGGCGCTGGCCCACCAGCTGCAGCACCCGGTCACCCACGGCATGGCCGTAGCGGTCGTTCACCTCCTTGAAGCCGTCGAGATCGAGATAGAGCAGGCCGATGGCGCGTCCGTAGCGCTTCGCCAGCAGCAGATCCCGCTCCAGGTGCTGCATCAGCAGGGCCCGGTTGGCCAGACCGGTGAGGGTGTCATGGAGCGCCTGGTGCCGCACCATCTCGTCGGCCGCGTGGCGCTCGGTGATGTCCTGCAGGAAACCCACCAGGTAGCGCGGCTGGAGGGCCTCGTCGCGCACGGTGGTGATCGAGAGATGGTGGCGGCGCATCTCTCCGCTGCGCACGCGGTTCCAGAGGTCACCCTGCCAGCAGCCCCGCTGCTGCACCCCCTGCCAGAGGTCCCTGTAAAACGCGGGGCTGTGCCGCTCCGACCTGAGCAGATCGGCCGTCTGCGTCTGGATCTCCGACAGGCGGTAGCCGGTGAGCTGGGTGAAGGCGTTGTTGGCCATCAGGATCCTGCCGGCCGGATCGGTCACCACGATGCCCTGGTCACTGGCGTCGAACACCGTGCTGGCGAGGGCCCGTTCCCGCGCCGCCGCTTCACTCACGGCCAGGGCTTCGCGGGTGGTGCGCTGGTTGCTGGCCAGCAGATGGGCGGCCATGGCGGCCACCAGGCTGGCGCTCAGGCCACAGAGGAGCACGGCCCAGAAGGTTGGGGTGAGGCCGGCGCGGCTCGCCTGATCCGGCCCGAGGATCACCTGCACCGTCCAGCGCCTGCCGGCCAGCTCCAGGGTGTCCTGAGCGTTGACCTGCTGCTGCCAGCCATCCCCCCCTCGCTGAGGTTGGAGTAGAGCAGGGTGGCCTCGCCATCCCCGCTGCGGTCGATGACGCGGACCGTCGCCCCCGCCAGGGCGGCCTGGTTCACGCTGGCCAGCACCCCCTCGAACAGGTCCTTCAGCCCCACGGGGGCGTAGGCCCAGCCGAGCAGCGTGTCGCGTTCCCGGCGGATCGGCATGAACAGCACCACACCGGGCTGGTTCTGCCGGAGGGTGCCCTGCTGCAGCTTCAGTGCCGCGGAGAGGGTGGCGGAGCCGCTGCGGGCCGCCGCCTGCATGGCTTGCCGAAGCACCGGCGTGGTGAGCATGTCGAAGCCGAAGGCCTGCCGATCGCCACGGTTGGCGGGCTCCAGAAACTCGATCGCCGTGTACTCCGGGCGTGGACCGGCGGGCAGCACCCGGAACCCAGGGAACCCCCCGGCCCGCATGCGCGCTTCGAACGGCTGCCGCTCCGCGGGGGTGAGGAAGCGGGCAAACCCCATCCCCTGCATGCCGTTCACCGCATCCCGGCCGCTGACGGGGATGCTGAGCGTGGCGTAGAAGCGCCCGAACTCCTCGCGGGTCACGGTGCTCGAGGCGTTGAACAGCGCCACCACGGAGGCCAGGGCGGCCGCGTTCACCTCCAGCCTGGCGCGGATCGCATCACTCACCTGGGTGAGCAGGGCCCGCTCCTGCCTGCTGTGCCCAGCCGCCCCGAAGCGGCGCGTGAGCTCCGTGATGGCCGCAGTGGCCAGCAGCCCGCTCAGCAGCACGGCCGTGGCCAGTCGATCGATCTGCCAGGCCCCCGCTGCTCTGAGCCAGGGCCTGGGGGCCGCATCCGGCATCGGCTTGGAAGGGAAGGGGCGGGCGTCCACCTCTGAACCACTCCTTGCTAGCAGCCTTCCTGGCGTTCGGCCTGCTCCCGCAGGCGTTGCAGCCGCGCCAGCAGGGATTCATTGCTCATCCGGTTGTTCAGCCGCTCCGCCAGCAACGGGAAGGCCAGCGGCCCGGGCCGGGGGGTGCGTTGCAGCAGCAGCCGGCAGCCCATCAGCCGCTGCAGGGCCGCGGCGATGCGCGGCAGCTCCAGCTGCTCGGCCAGCACCTCGGCGCGGGCCTGGGCCAGCAGCAGATTGCCGGGCTCATGGCGCTCGAACACGTCGTACAGCAGGGCCGCACTGATCTGCAGCTGGCCGCCGCTGCGGTTCTGGCCGGGATAGCCGTTCAGCACCAGCCCGCTGATCTGGGCGATGGCCCGGAAGCGCCGCCGGCTCAGTTCCGACACGTTGACGGCCTGCTCCAGATGGGTCTCCAGCTCGCGGCTGTCGAGCAGGGCATCGGCGTGCTCCTCGAACAGCGCCTCGAAGCGGTAGCCCCGCGGCGCCAGCAGCTCGAAGCCGTAGTCGTTCACCGACACGGTGATGGTGGTGGGGGCGTGGCGGGCCAGGCGCCAGGCCCAGAGAAAGCCGATCCCCTCGTGCACGAAGCGGCCCTCGAAGGGATAGGCGTAGAGGTGGCTGCCTTCGCGGCTGCTGCACAGCTCCACCAGGAACTCCGTGCTGCGGGGCAGGGCGGAGAGCTCGGCCTGGCGGCGGAGCAGGGGTTCGAGGGCCTGGAGTTCCGGCGTGTCGAGAGCGTTGCTGTCCTCCGCGCCCAGGGCCCGGGCGGCCCGGTCCACCTCCTGGCGCAGGTGGTGGCTGAGCAGGTCGGAGAGGGCCATCTGGCCGCCGGCCCAGGCGGGCACGGCCTGGCTCTTGCGGGTGGTGGCCTTCACCTGGGCCGTCATCTCCCGCAGCCGCACGAACTCCAGCTGCCGCCCGGCGAAGAAGAACACATCGCCCGGCTTGAGCCGGCTGATGAAGGTCTCCTCCACATGGCCCAGCACCGCTCCGCGCACCACCCGCACGGTGACGGCGCGATCGGCGGTGATCGTGCCGATGTTGAGCCGGTGCAGCCGGGCGATGGCCGGTTCGCTCACCACCAGCCGTTCAGCCTCGCCGTGTCCCACCCGCTTGAGCTTGCGGTAGCGGGGATAGGCGCCCAGACAGTCGCCGCCCTGTTCCAGAAACTGCAGGCACCAGCGCCAGCTGGCCTCGGAGAGGCGGCGGTAGCTCCAGGCGCTGCGCACCGTGGCGAGCTCCTGCTCGGGGTGGAAGCCGGGGCCGCAGGCCAGGCTGGTGAGGTGCTGCAGCAGCACGTCGATCGGGGCCTGGGGCGGGCGGCGCTCCTCCACCAGGCCGTCGGCGAGGCCGCGCCGCATGGCGCTCACCTCCAGCAGCTCCAGGGCGTTGGTGGGCATGAACAGCACCTGGGAGGTGCCGCCGGGAAGATGGGCGCTGCGGCCCGCCCGCTGCAGCAGCCGCGCCAGGTTCTTGGCGCTGCCGATCTGCACCACCCGCTCCACCGGCTGGAAGTCCACACCCAGGTCGAGCGAGCTGGTGCACACCACCCAGCGCAGGCCCCCGGCCTTCACGCCGGCTTCGATCGCCTCCCGCTCGGCCCGGTCGATGGCGCTGTGGTGCAGGGCGAGGGAGCCCTCCATCTCGGGGCAGGCGTAGCGCAGGCACTGGTGCCAGCGCTCGGCCTGGTTGCGGGTGTTGGTGAACAGCAGGGTGGACACGCCGGGCTCGAGGGCCGCCACCAGCTCCTCGTACATGCGCAGCCCCAGGTGGCCCGCCCAGGGGAAGCCGTCGATCCGCTCCGGCAGCAGGCTGCGGATGGCGGTGTCGCGCCGCAGCCTGGCCGTGATCAGCACCGGATCGGGCTTACCCCCGGCTCCCACGGCGGCCCGGGCCGCCTCCTCCAGGTTGCCGATCGTGGCGCTGATGGCCCAGGTGCGCAGGCCGGGGCGCTGCCGTCGCAGCCAGCTGAGGGCCAGTTCGCACTGGGACCCCCTCTTGCCGCCCATCAGCTCATGCCACTCATCCAGCACCACCGCCTCCAGGCCGCCGAACAGCTCCTCGGCCCTGGGGTTGGCCAGCAGCAGGCAGAGGGATTCCGGGGTGGTGATCAGGATCTCGGGGGGACGCCGCAGCTGCCGGGTGCGTTCACTGCCGGGGGTGTCGCCATTGCGGACCCCCAGCCGCAGCGGCCAGCCCATGGCGCTGATCGGTGCCTGGATCGCCGCCGCCAGGTCGCGGCTGAGGGCCCGCAGGGGGGTGAGGTAGAGCAGCCGCAGGCCGGGCTGGGGATCCGCCAGCATCCGGGCGATCGGCCCCATCACCGCCGCGTAGGTCTTGCCGGAGCCGGTGGGCACCTGGATCAGGCCGGATCGGCCCTGCAGGTGGGCCTTCCAGCACTGGCGCTGGAACGGCATCGGCCGCCAGCCCTGCCGGCGGAACCACGCCTCCACGGGCGCCAGCTGGGTCTGGATGGACGGCTTCACCCCCAGGCGGCGGCTCAGGTGGCCAGCACGGTGACCACCACCGCGGCCACGGCCAGGATCACCGCCGCGAGCACCAGGCCGGCCGCCACGTTGCCCTGCCGGATCTCGGCGCGGTAATCGATCGGCGCCAGCCGGTCGAACAGCACGGTGCCGGCATAGATCAGCAGCACGCCCACCACGGTCCACCCCACCGTGAAGAGCAGCTGGAGCAGGGGTCGGGTCATCGGTGGGGACGGGTGCGGTGGGTCGTGCCGCCGCTCGTAGGGTACCCAGGCTCGCCGGCCCGCAGCGCGATGCCGCCGCCCGTTTTCCCCAGCGCCGCCGGCGGACCCCCCGATGCCAGTGCCGTGCCTGGCGCCGAGGTCATGCCTGGGGGCAATGCCGTGGTGCGCTGGCCCCAGCTGGCCCTGCTGCTGCCGCTGCTGCCCCTGCTGCTGCTGCTGGCCTCGCTGCTCACCCCCCGCCAGCGGCAGCTGCTGATCCTTGACGATGCCGTGCCCGTGATCAGCCGGCCGTTCCGGCTGGAGGCGGGCTGGCTGGGCAGCCCCCGCCTGGACCTGCAGCCGGAACTCCCCCCCAACAGCGCCATGGGGCTGGCCGTGGATCTGCTGGACGCGGCCGGCCGGCCGGTGCTCCAGCTCAGCAAGGCGGGCTGGCGCGAACGGGGCACCTGGCAGGAGGACGGGGAGAGCGGCACCTATGACGAGCAGGACGCCGACCTGGTGCTGGCCCTGCGCCCGCCCGTCAGCGGCGACTACCGCCTGAGGCTGGTGCGGGAGGAGCTGGAGGGTGCCACGGGTGCGGAGGTGCCCGGGCCGTTGCGGGTGTGGCTGGGTGTGCGCAACCACAGCGTGGACCGGGGCCTGCTGCTGATCACGGCCTTCAGCAGTGCCCTGCTGGCCCGGATCCTGTGGTCGGCGGTGTACGGCGACTGCCGGCTGCGCCGGCGGGTGCGCGGCGATGAGGCGAGCCTGGCCCTGCGGGAGGTGCTCGGCGGTGCGGGCCTGCTTCGGGTGGTGGTGCACGCCCGCTACGAGGAGCCCGATCACCCGCCGCTCTCCCGCCGGAATCCGCCGGCCGAGGTGCCCCTGGAGCTCCGGCTCACCGATGACCGGGGCCGGGTGCTGCTCCAGGAGAACCGCACCGTGCGTCTGCAGAAGTGGAGCGGGGAGGACGACAGCTGGTGGACCCTGACCAGCCGCTGGCATCTGCACCTGGCCGAACCCGGCAGTGTGCGGGTCCGGACC
This portion of the Cyanobium sp. NIES-981 genome encodes:
- a CDS encoding CHASE domain-containing protein; its protein translation is MPDAAPRPWLRAAGAWQIDRLATAVLLSGLLATAAITELTRRFGAAGHSRQERALLTQVSDAIRARLEVNAAALASVVALFNASSTVTREEFGRFYATLSIPVSGRDAVNGMQGMGFARFLTPAERQPFEARMRAGGFPGFRVLPAGPRPEYTAIEFLEPANRGDRQAFGFDMLTTPVLRQAMQAAARSGSATLSAALKLQQGTLRQNQPGVVLFMPIRRERDTLLGWAYAPVGLKDLFEGVLASVNQAALAGATVRVIDRSGDGEATLLYSNLSEGGMAGSSRSTLRTPWSWPAGAGRCR
- a CDS encoding ligase-associated DNA damage response DEXH box helicase, encoding MPFQRQCWKAHLQGRSGLIQVPTGSGKTYAAVMGPIARMLADPQPGLRLLYLTPLRALSRDLAAAIQAPISAMGWPLRLGVRNGDTPGSERTRQLRRPPEILITTPESLCLLLANPRAEELFGGLEAVVLDEWHELMGGKRGSQCELALSWLRRQRPGLRTWAISATIGNLEEAARAAVGAGGKPDPVLITARLRRDTAIRSLLPERIDGFPWAGHLGLRMYEELVAALEPGVSTLLFTNTRNQAERWHQCLRYACPEMEGSLALHHSAIDRAEREAIEAGVKAGGLRWVVCTSSLDLGVDFQPVERVVQIGSAKNLARLLQRAGRSAHLPGGTSQVLFMPTNALELLEVSAMRRGLADGLVEERRPPQAPIDVLLQHLTSLACGPGFHPEQELATVRSAWSYRRLSEASWRWCLQFLEQGGDCLGAYPRYRKLKRVGHGEAERLVVSEPAIARLHRLNIGTITADRAVTVRVVRGAVLGHVEETFISRLKPGDVFFFAGRQLEFVRLREMTAQVKATTRKSQAVPAWAGGQMALSDLLSHHLRQEVDRAARALGAEDSNALDTPELQALEPLLRRQAELSALPRSTEFLVELCSSREGSHLYAYPFEGRFVHEGIGFLWAWRLARHAPTTITVSVNDYGFELLAPRGYRFEALFEEHADALLDSRELETHLEQAVNVSELSRRRFRAIAQISGLVLNGYPGQNRSGGQLQISAALLYDVFERHEPGNLLLAQARAEVLAEQLELPRIAAALQRLMGCRLLLQRTPRPGPLAFPLLAERLNNRMSNESLLARLQRLREQAERQEGC
- a CDS encoding DUF350 domain-containing protein translates to MTRPLLQLLFTVGWTVVGVLLIYAGTVLFDRLAPIDYRAEIRQGNVAAGLVLAAVILAVAAVVVTVLAT
- a CDS encoding GGDEF domain-containing protein; its protein translation is MQVILGPDQASRAGLTPTFWAVLLCGLSASLVAAMAAHLLASNQRTTREALAVSEAAARERALASTVFDASDQGIVVTDPAGRILMANNAFTQLTGYRLSEIQTQTADLLRSERHSPAFYRDLWQGVQQRGCWQGDLWNRVRSGEMRRHHLSITTVRDEALQPRYLVGFLQDITERHAADEMVRHQALHDTLTGLANRALLMQHLERDLLLAKRYGRAIGLLYLDLDGFKEVNDRYGHAVGDRVLQLVGQRLQAVLRQSDLLCRQGGDEFVVLVPDAGNLDELVTLANKLVTACGSSLGDLGAGMALSASVGIARYPDHGESIDDLMVAADNAMYVAKRTPGRQVHLAETRRRNSG